From a single Natronorubrum tibetense GA33 genomic region:
- a CDS encoding NCS2 family permease: MGASDTIAAYFGFDEHETDYRTETLAGVTTFLAMAYIIVVNPAILAEAITIDGYTDAQTRDVIAIATILASVLAIGVMAFWANRPFGLAPGMGLNAFFAFTVVIILGVPWELALAAVFVEGIIFIALTAVGARKYIIELFPEPVKFAVGAGIGVFLLFLGLQEMEVVVGYDATLLTLGNVLESPVAALSLTGLALTFFLYARGIRGSIIIGILSTAVAGWLLTLLDVVSPGSLVPEPAYDQATNDGLFSMLLSVEYDITPLISGFIDGLGMMADDPLVFALVVFTFFFVDFFDTAGTLIGVSQIGGFLDDEGDLPEIERPLMADAVGTTFGAMIGTSTVTTYIESSTGIEEGGRTGFTALIVGVLFLAALLFVPLMRAVPQYATYIALVVVGIIMLQGVADIDWQDPVWAISAGLTITIMPLTASIANGLAAGIISYPLIKAAIGEARDVSPGQWVLAVLFVGYFAIYFAVEAGQITF, translated from the coding sequence ATGGGGGCTTCCGATACAATCGCGGCCTACTTCGGATTCGACGAACACGAGACAGACTATCGAACTGAGACGCTCGCCGGCGTGACGACCTTTCTGGCGATGGCCTACATCATCGTGGTCAACCCCGCGATTCTGGCCGAAGCGATCACCATCGACGGCTACACCGATGCCCAGACGCGGGACGTCATTGCGATCGCGACGATCCTCGCGTCCGTTCTGGCGATCGGCGTGATGGCGTTCTGGGCAAACCGCCCGTTCGGACTGGCCCCCGGGATGGGGCTCAACGCCTTCTTCGCGTTCACCGTCGTGATCATCCTCGGCGTGCCGTGGGAACTCGCTCTCGCCGCCGTCTTCGTCGAGGGAATCATCTTCATCGCACTGACGGCCGTCGGGGCCCGAAAGTACATTATCGAGCTGTTCCCCGAACCAGTTAAGTTCGCCGTCGGGGCTGGTATCGGTGTCTTCCTGCTCTTTCTGGGACTCCAGGAGATGGAGGTCGTCGTCGGCTACGACGCGACGCTGCTGACGCTCGGGAACGTCCTCGAGAGCCCCGTCGCGGCGCTCTCGCTCACCGGTCTCGCGCTGACCTTCTTCCTCTACGCCCGCGGTATCCGCGGCTCGATCATTATCGGGATTCTCTCGACGGCAGTCGCCGGCTGGCTGCTGACGCTCCTCGATGTCGTCTCTCCCGGCTCGCTGGTGCCGGAACCCGCGTACGATCAGGCGACGAACGACGGGCTTTTCAGCATGCTGCTCTCCGTCGAGTACGACATCACGCCGCTGATTTCGGGCTTCATCGACGGACTGGGGATGATGGCCGACGATCCGCTCGTCTTCGCGCTCGTCGTCTTCACCTTCTTCTTCGTCGACTTCTTCGACACCGCGGGGACGCTGATTGGCGTCTCCCAGATCGGCGGCTTCCTCGATGACGAGGGTGACCTCCCCGAGATCGAGCGGCCGCTGATGGCCGACGCGGTCGGGACGACGTTCGGTGCGATGATCGGGACGTCGACGGTGACGACCTACATCGAGTCCTCGACGGGTATCGAGGAGGGCGGCCGAACTGGCTTCACGGCACTGATCGTCGGCGTCCTCTTTCTGGCGGCGCTGCTCTTCGTGCCGCTCATGCGTGCGGTTCCGCAGTACGCGACGTACATCGCGCTCGTCGTCGTCGGGATCATCATGCTCCAGGGCGTCGCCGACATCGACTGGCAGGATCCCGTCTGGGCCATCTCCGCCGGCCTGACGATCACGATCATGCCGTTGACCGCCTCGATCGCGAACGGACTCGCCGCGGGGATCATCAGCTACCCGCTTATCAAGGCGGCTATCGGTGAGGCTCGCGATGTCAGCCCCGGCCAGTGGGTACTCGCCGTCCTGTTCGTCGGCTACTTCGCGATTTACTTCGCCGTCGAAGCGGGGCAGATCACGTTCTGA
- a CDS encoding glutaredoxin family protein: MADITMYDLPGCPFCAKVRTKLDDLELEYDVIEVPRSHGERTEVEKVSGQTGVPVITDESQGVEGMPESDDIVEYLEETYA, from the coding sequence ATGGCTGACATTACGATGTACGATCTTCCCGGCTGTCCGTTCTGCGCGAAAGTCCGCACGAAACTCGACGACCTCGAGCTCGAGTACGATGTCATCGAGGTCCCCCGGTCACACGGCGAGCGCACCGAAGTCGAGAAGGTCAGCGGTCAGACCGGCGTTCCCGTCATCACCGACGAGTCACAGGGCGTCGAGGGGATGCCGGAGAGCGACGATATTGTCGAGTACTTAGAAGAAACGTACGCCTGA
- a CDS encoding transcriptional regulator — MSRSALVGNVTAMLEDAGFVVSDRCAIRPKSFDIAARRGDDLILVKILGNIDAFNEATGHEMRRLGTYLRATPLVIGLRSRDEDLKPDVTYFRHGVPVLSPDTAYNLFIEEVPPLIYAAPGGLYVNIDGDLLADKRQDREWSLGQLATELGVSRRTVSKYEDGMNASVEVAMTLQELFDAPLTSPVDVLDGADEVHESDSTPDDPDADPDDEQVVAVLTRAGYSVHPTLRSPFKAVSRDDEDDDEEVVLTGHSEFTKAAEKRARIMSSIGHVTHTQSVYVVDRAKQESVDGTALVERDELEELRDAAELRKVIRERAEHEEAA; from the coding sequence ATGTCCCGCTCCGCACTGGTCGGTAACGTGACCGCGATGTTAGAGGACGCGGGATTCGTGGTGAGCGACCGGTGTGCGATCCGACCGAAGAGTTTCGATATCGCTGCACGCCGGGGTGACGATCTCATTCTGGTCAAGATCCTCGGCAACATCGACGCGTTCAACGAGGCCACGGGCCACGAGATGCGCCGCCTGGGGACCTATCTCCGGGCGACGCCGCTGGTCATCGGCCTCCGGAGTCGTGACGAGGATCTCAAACCCGACGTGACCTACTTCCGTCACGGCGTCCCCGTCCTCAGCCCCGATACCGCGTACAACCTGTTCATCGAGGAGGTCCCGCCGCTGATCTACGCCGCACCCGGCGGTCTCTACGTCAACATCGACGGCGATTTACTCGCCGACAAACGCCAGGACAGAGAGTGGAGTCTCGGCCAACTCGCGACCGAACTCGGCGTCTCCCGGCGAACCGTCTCGAAGTACGAAGACGGGATGAACGCCTCCGTCGAGGTCGCGATGACGCTGCAAGAGCTGTTCGACGCGCCGCTGACGAGTCCGGTTGACGTACTCGACGGCGCTGACGAGGTCCACGAGAGCGACTCGACGCCGGACGACCCCGACGCCGATCCCGACGACGAACAGGTCGTCGCCGTCCTCACGCGGGCCGGATACAGCGTCCACCCGACGCTGCGCTCGCCGTTCAAAGCCGTCAGCCGGGACGACGAGGACGACGACGAAGAGGTCGTACTCACCGGCCACTCCGAGTTCACGAAGGCGGCCGAGAAACGGGCTCGGATCATGAGCTCTATCGGCCACGTCACCCACACGCAGTCCGTTTACGTCGTCGACCGGGCGAAACAGGAGTCCGTCGACGGCACCGCGCTGGTCGAACGCGACGAACTCGAGGAGCTTCGCGACGCCGCGGAGCTCCGGAAGGTCATTCGAGAGCGCGCCGAACACGAAGAAGCGGCTTAA
- a CDS encoding tRNA(Ile)(2)-agmatinylcytidine synthase, with translation MTVVGLDDTDSREHGMCTTYVAAQIAERLRRQGATVSRLLLVRLNPAVPYKTRGNAALAIHTDADPKRAFSIARDRLESLSETADERTNPGLVVAEGGPQDVPDDVSEFAEQAIRKHLEISDATALLECHGYRSWHAGDGRGRIGALAAIGGRRALSEWTYEHISYRDSSRWGTPREVDRESVFDAADWGYPDVWDTVDRGEDEAVCVPHTPGPILYGMRGDDPEAVRTVAERIQSEPVASSQLFVTNQGTDVHLQDGDLESVVDGRAYRIDGRVASEPETRRGGHVFVDLAAGSADDARLECAAFEPTKRFRDRVRALRVGDRLTACGEVSRGTLKLEKFAVRELVTTERVTPTCPDCERRMKSAGRNQGYRCRDCGTSRDGKVERGLDRDLETGWYEVPPCARRHISKPLVRGGFDAPTHPER, from the coding sequence ATGACCGTCGTCGGCCTCGACGATACCGACTCCCGCGAGCACGGGATGTGTACGACCTACGTCGCCGCCCAGATCGCAGAGCGACTGCGCCGGCAGGGGGCAACGGTCTCAAGACTGCTGCTCGTCCGACTCAACCCCGCCGTGCCGTACAAGACGCGAGGGAACGCCGCGCTCGCGATCCACACCGATGCCGATCCGAAGCGTGCGTTCTCGATCGCTCGAGACCGCCTCGAGTCGCTCTCGGAAACGGCCGACGAGCGAACGAATCCGGGGCTCGTCGTCGCCGAGGGTGGGCCCCAGGACGTTCCGGACGACGTAAGCGAGTTCGCCGAGCAAGCGATCCGCAAGCACCTCGAGATTTCGGACGCGACGGCGCTGCTCGAGTGCCATGGCTACCGCTCGTGGCACGCGGGCGACGGTCGGGGTCGGATCGGCGCGCTGGCTGCGATCGGGGGCCGACGGGCGCTTTCCGAGTGGACCTACGAACACATCTCCTACCGGGACTCGAGTCGGTGGGGAACCCCTCGCGAGGTCGACCGCGAGAGCGTCTTCGACGCCGCCGACTGGGGCTACCCGGATGTCTGGGACACAGTGGACCGCGGCGAGGACGAGGCCGTCTGCGTCCCCCACACGCCCGGACCGATCCTGTACGGAATGAGAGGCGACGATCCCGAGGCCGTTCGAACCGTGGCGGAGCGGATCCAGAGCGAGCCCGTCGCCTCGAGCCAGCTGTTCGTGACCAATCAGGGGACGGACGTCCACCTGCAGGACGGGGACCTCGAGTCGGTCGTCGACGGCCGGGCGTACCGAATCGACGGACGGGTCGCGAGCGAGCCCGAAACGCGTCGGGGCGGGCACGTATTCGTTGATCTGGCGGCTGGATCGGCGGACGACGCTCGGCTCGAGTGTGCCGCCTTCGAACCCACGAAACGGTTCCGCGATCGGGTGCGAGCGCTGCGGGTCGGCGATCGGCTCACCGCTTGCGGCGAGGTGTCGCGGGGAACGCTCAAACTCGAGAAGTTCGCCGTCCGGGAACTGGTGACGACCGAGCGCGTAACGCCGACCTGTCCCGACTGCGAGCGGCGGATGAAAAGCGCCGGGCGAAACCAGGGCTATCGCTGTCGGGACTGCGGAACCAGCAGGGACGGGAAAGTCGAACGAGGGCTCGACCGCGACCTCGAGACGGGCTGGTACGAGGTGCCCCCGTGCGCACGGAGACACATTTCAAAGCCGCTGGTCCGCGGGGGGTTCGACGCGCCGACCCACCCCGAGCGGTAG
- a CDS encoding VNG_1110C family protein, giving the protein MPDAARLRDSTQIVLPRELLEDLEPPLDDEFTVTIVADGEDRCRIIGSPVEIKAASEFLVRRGIAVQ; this is encoded by the coding sequence ATGCCAGACGCGGCGCGGCTGCGCGATAGCACTCAGATCGTGCTCCCTCGAGAACTCCTCGAGGACCTCGAGCCGCCGCTGGACGACGAGTTTACCGTGACTATCGTGGCCGACGGCGAGGATCGTTGTCGGATCATTGGCAGCCCCGTCGAGATCAAGGCGGCCAGCGAGTTTCTCGTCCGCCGCGGGATCGCAGTTCAGTGA
- a CDS encoding M14 family zinc carboxypeptidase — protein sequence MSTERHDSDRATRDDDQERYTHEEAAELDESAFDGGSVGRRTFLSVAAATGVALAVPSTVSATVEHDALTERAAFAVNATPDDYEVPVVITFEGGVPATFEAAYTDPDWDVDDQTAPPTAVTRTEPTAAAHAHLDADELDSVLDEFGDDIEGVGYSPGANPWWHLEDPYADGVFPPVEESRDWLSYEESVQGIRYLEEEVSPDRINCYSIGQSPGWNNQFTGDNPDPSDVYVAEVTNDVNDEASFAEKEKVVYSLNIHGDERAGTEAGCRIIEDIARGEAPDFEDLLDDIVLLFLFTNPDGWVSRKPETEIPWVAGHDWNFQRGNASGLDTNRQYPTMGWTDPSFWPAEPEDTPDVRPDDPEGRGYQEMVPDALAIVEHFRAYDNVEFLCDYHGMYTADHMVFNLETNAPFTHDKTHDLDEVSIQIGEAMAKEWGSVETEPLASDIMEAGETEYGAPFLPEGDSYEGLLDWGTIYDSLSYQVTGAFLGWAGQPGAFGGLGAVTVAPEVIISNHFGSAIKEWKPYWSRHYATAYRLSMREYARMTAAETDATVGTGGQDTAYVTSETLTRRSADLSHTDESPGQGRGPGRGRATAVQHRHETIQSGPSGRASVDTSAVESSHSLFVHFRGLDDATEGTVRLHNPAGNVVRELDLAERADPTATDVPGHDFEDWFVRRPEGGDWRVEVDADADVDVQLTRLDSEDEHPDPEEVLGYEQREYVVNPVQFFADLEPYVEDGAMDEMSVHHVSRGRLLRGNSGQRHYDKLVVSHDDGIDDSRYIEAIEAFVETGGDLVLTDSGVNLLGTLDVGDAAQLSGDDVSDIEVQFANLEDRDFDHDFLAGIRPRQQEMWKGSQLGYTTGVDQPATVVDEDAFQGAGGEVAGTIGGEGVGAGRLTAGDSEINVLGSALPPAQQTELHPFGMGDYAVSFMGHTLLCNALGFEQRRYVAGELVGSYGEIR from the coding sequence ATGAGCACTGAACGACACGACTCCGACCGAGCGACACGGGACGACGATCAGGAACGCTACACTCACGAAGAAGCCGCGGAACTGGACGAAAGTGCCTTCGACGGCGGCAGCGTCGGACGGCGCACCTTCTTGAGCGTCGCGGCAGCAACCGGTGTGGCACTCGCAGTACCGAGTACGGTATCGGCCACCGTCGAGCACGATGCGCTGACGGAACGGGCCGCCTTCGCCGTCAACGCTACTCCGGATGACTACGAGGTACCTGTCGTCATCACGTTCGAGGGCGGCGTTCCGGCGACGTTCGAAGCGGCGTACACCGACCCCGATTGGGACGTCGACGACCAGACTGCGCCGCCGACGGCGGTGACGCGAACCGAGCCGACGGCGGCGGCACACGCCCACCTCGATGCAGACGAACTCGATTCGGTTCTCGACGAGTTCGGGGACGACATCGAGGGGGTAGGCTACTCCCCGGGGGCGAACCCGTGGTGGCACCTGGAGGACCCGTACGCAGACGGTGTCTTCCCGCCGGTCGAGGAATCCCGCGATTGGCTCTCGTACGAAGAATCCGTCCAGGGCATCCGATACCTCGAGGAGGAGGTGAGTCCCGACCGGATCAACTGCTACTCGATCGGACAGTCGCCCGGCTGGAACAACCAGTTCACCGGCGATAATCCCGATCCGAGTGACGTCTACGTCGCCGAGGTCACGAACGACGTCAACGACGAGGCGTCCTTCGCCGAGAAGGAGAAGGTCGTCTACTCCCTCAACATCCACGGCGACGAGCGCGCCGGCACCGAGGCCGGCTGTCGCATCATCGAGGATATCGCCCGCGGCGAGGCCCCCGACTTCGAGGACCTGCTCGACGACATCGTTCTCCTCTTCCTGTTCACGAACCCGGACGGCTGGGTCTCGCGGAAGCCCGAAACCGAGATCCCGTGGGTCGCGGGTCACGACTGGAACTTCCAGCGCGGCAACGCGTCGGGTCTCGACACGAATCGACAGTATCCAACCATGGGCTGGACGGACCCGTCGTTCTGGCCCGCCGAACCCGAGGACACGCCCGACGTGCGTCCCGACGATCCCGAGGGTCGGGGCTACCAGGAGATGGTTCCGGACGCGCTGGCCATCGTCGAGCACTTCCGGGCGTACGACAACGTGGAGTTCCTCTGTGACTACCACGGGATGTACACCGCCGACCACATGGTGTTCAACCTCGAGACGAACGCCCCGTTCACCCACGACAAGACCCACGACTTAGACGAGGTGAGCATCCAGATCGGCGAAGCGATGGCCAAGGAGTGGGGCTCGGTCGAGACCGAACCGCTGGCGTCCGACATCATGGAGGCCGGTGAAACCGAGTACGGGGCCCCGTTCCTCCCCGAGGGCGACAGCTACGAGGGTCTCCTCGACTGGGGGACGATCTACGACTCGCTGTCCTACCAGGTCACGGGTGCGTTCCTGGGTTGGGCCGGCCAGCCCGGGGCGTTCGGCGGCCTCGGTGCCGTCACCGTCGCCCCCGAGGTCATCATCTCGAATCACTTCGGATCCGCGATCAAGGAGTGGAAGCCCTACTGGTCGCGTCACTACGCCACCGCTTACCGTCTGTCGATGCGCGAGTACGCGCGGATGACCGCCGCGGAGACCGACGCGACCGTCGGGACCGGAGGCCAGGACACCGCCTACGTCACCTCGGAGACGCTGACCCGTCGGTCTGCGGATCTTTCGCACACCGACGAGAGCCCCGGTCAGGGCCGCGGGCCCGGGAGAGGCCGGGCCACCGCAGTGCAGCACCGCCACGAGACCATCCAGTCCGGACCTAGCGGCAGGGCGAGCGTCGACACGTCCGCCGTCGAGTCGTCGCACTCGCTGTTCGTCCACTTCCGGGGCCTCGACGACGCGACCGAGGGAACGGTACGGCTCCACAACCCCGCCGGGAACGTCGTCCGCGAACTCGACCTCGCGGAACGGGCGGATCCGACCGCGACGGACGTCCCTGGACACGACTTCGAGGACTGGTTCGTCCGCCGCCCCGAGGGGGGCGACTGGCGCGTCGAGGTCGACGCCGACGCGGACGTCGACGTCCAGCTCACCCGCCTCGATTCCGAGGACGAACACCCCGACCCCGAAGAGGTCCTGGGGTACGAGCAACGCGAGTACGTCGTCAACCCGGTGCAGTTCTTCGCCGACCTCGAGCCGTACGTCGAAGACGGCGCGATGGACGAAATGAGCGTCCACCACGTCAGCCGCGGGCGATTGCTCCGAGGCAACTCCGGACAACGCCACTACGACAAACTCGTCGTCTCACACGACGACGGGATCGACGACTCCCGGTACATCGAAGCGATCGAAGCGTTCGTCGAGACCGGGGGTGATCTCGTCTTAACGGATAGCGGCGTCAACCTCCTCGGCACTCTAGATGTCGGCGACGCCGCCCAGCTCAGTGGCGACGACGTCAGCGATATCGAGGTCCAGTTCGCCAACCTCGAGGACCGCGACTTCGATCACGATTTCCTCGCGGGGATTCGGCCCCGACAACAGGAGATGTGGAAGGGGTCACAGCTCGGCTACACGACCGGCGTCGACCAGCCGGCGACCGTCGTCGACGAGGACGCCTTCCAGGGCGCTGGCGGTGAAGTCGCCGGGACGATCGGTGGCGAGGGCGTCGGTGCCGGCCGGCTCACCGCCGGCGACAGCGAGATCAACGTCCTCGGCTCCGCCCTGCCGCCGGCCCAGCAGACCGAGCTTCATCCGTTCGGCATGGGCGACTACGCGGTATCGTTTATGGGCCACACTCTGCTCTGCAACGCCCTCGGATTCGAACAGCGACGGTACGTTGCGGGGGAGCTGGTCGGAAGTTACGGGGAGATACGATAG
- a CDS encoding OBG GTPase family GTP-binding protein, whose product MGLEDEIEKIEDEIANTPYNKSTEAHIGRLKSKLAEKKEKLQNQSSAGGGTGYSVEKHGDATVALVGFPSVGKSSLLNSLTNAESETGSYEFTTLDVNPGMLQHRGANIQMLDVPGLIEGAASGRGDGQQVLAVVRNADLIIFTLSVFEIEQYDRLQEELYDINIRVDQEPPRVTVRPKIKDGIKITSSTEQDLDEKTISDVLRDQGYVNADLNLQENVDIDRLVDGLMENREYIPSITCVNKVDLIEPSYKETVDEQLRERDLDPEEVTFISAEEEKGLDVLKDRIWDNLGLIRVYMEKPGRGIDWEEPLVIEEGATVAEAIEKLGGEMEERFRFARVTGSSATHDQQQVGKDHVLEDEDVLKLILRR is encoded by the coding sequence ATGGGGCTCGAGGACGAAATCGAGAAGATCGAAGACGAAATCGCCAACACGCCCTACAACAAGTCGACGGAGGCCCACATCGGCCGGCTGAAGTCCAAGCTCGCGGAGAAAAAGGAAAAGCTCCAGAATCAGAGCTCGGCCGGCGGCGGCACCGGCTACTCCGTCGAGAAACACGGCGACGCGACCGTCGCATTGGTTGGCTTCCCGAGCGTCGGCAAGTCCTCGCTGTTGAACTCGCTGACCAACGCCGAGAGCGAGACGGGGTCCTACGAGTTCACGACGCTGGACGTCAACCCCGGCATGCTCCAGCACCGCGGGGCGAACATCCAGATGCTGGACGTGCCCGGGCTGATCGAGGGCGCGGCGTCGGGACGGGGCGACGGCCAGCAGGTGCTGGCGGTCGTCCGGAACGCCGACCTGATCATTTTCACCCTCTCGGTGTTCGAGATCGAGCAGTACGATCGACTGCAAGAGGAGTTGTACGACATCAACATCCGCGTCGATCAGGAACCGCCGCGGGTCACCGTCCGGCCGAAGATCAAAGACGGCATCAAGATTACCTCGAGCACCGAGCAGGACTTAGACGAGAAGACGATCTCGGACGTGTTGCGCGATCAGGGCTACGTGAACGCCGACCTCAATCTCCAGGAGAACGTCGATATCGACCGACTGGTCGACGGCCTGATGGAGAATCGGGAGTACATTCCCTCGATCACCTGCGTGAACAAGGTCGACCTGATCGAACCCTCCTACAAAGAAACCGTAGACGAGCAACTCCGCGAGCGCGACTTAGATCCCGAAGAGGTGACGTTCATCAGCGCCGAGGAGGAGAAGGGACTGGACGTCCTCAAAGACCGCATCTGGGACAACCTCGGACTCATCCGAGTCTACATGGAGAAACCCGGACGCGGCATCGACTGGGAGGAGCCGCTCGTCATCGAGGAGGGCGCGACCGTCGCCGAAGCCATCGAGAAACTCGGCGGCGAGATGGAAGAGCGGTTCCGGTTCGCCCGCGTGACGGGGTCCAGCGCGACCCACGACCAGCAACAGGTCGGGAAGGATCACGTGCTCGAGGACGAGGACGTGCTGAAACTGATTCTGCGACGGTAG
- a CDS encoding Na+/H+ antiporter NhaC family protein, whose product MSEFGALSLVPPLLAIVLAIVTRRPMLSLFLGVWSGAVIYTEGLGLAQTFDWIVGAIIADEGFHVQILLFTILLGSGVALIWRLGGATAVRNWATARLETQRTVGLTTWVLGLLMFFDDYANTAIVGSTMREISDQFRISREKLSYIVDSTAAPVATIGLSSWVAFQLSLIAAGYDDLGVEEEAPTAFETFVWSIPYNTYSLLAIAMVGIVVYTRRDYGEMLDAEHRAWTTGKVSREDAQPLQEVEKDLGEPIDDRPMLRTFFAPVVVLIAVTLAGALWTGYDGWTAEQAEEGAPTAVGTAAGEDGWLQVLVDIVGAGDFAGALVWGSFAMVATAIAIGVAYDLFDLGDGVDTVIDGFRLMVTAVTILVLAWAISDVASALETGDYVAGAVGDAIPIAVFPIVILLVAAFIAFTMGSSWATMGIVTPLAIELAYSLTGTFDLMPVVVGAVFSGAIFGDHTSPISDTSVLSSTFTGADLIDHVRTQIYYAATVMVVVIVCYLLYGYLDVSPVIFLPLGVVLLYGLVRGLSEFDGARKGLDPIASRTSAERADGDSSDE is encoded by the coding sequence ATGTCCGAATTCGGTGCTCTGTCGCTGGTTCCGCCGCTGCTCGCGATCGTCCTTGCGATCGTCACCCGGCGGCCGATGCTCTCGCTGTTCCTCGGCGTCTGGTCGGGAGCCGTCATCTACACCGAGGGCCTCGGTCTCGCACAGACGTTCGACTGGATCGTCGGGGCGATCATCGCCGACGAGGGGTTTCACGTCCAGATACTGCTGTTTACGATCTTGCTCGGCTCGGGCGTCGCGCTCATCTGGCGTCTCGGCGGGGCAACCGCCGTTCGTAACTGGGCGACGGCCCGACTCGAGACCCAGCGAACCGTCGGGCTGACGACGTGGGTACTGGGGTTGCTGATGTTTTTCGACGACTACGCGAACACCGCGATCGTGGGCAGCACGATGCGCGAGATCTCGGATCAGTTCCGCATCTCTCGCGAGAAGCTCTCCTACATCGTCGACTCGACGGCCGCGCCCGTGGCGACGATCGGGCTCTCGAGTTGGGTCGCTTTCCAGCTCTCGCTGATCGCCGCCGGCTACGACGATCTCGGCGTCGAGGAGGAGGCCCCGACGGCGTTCGAGACGTTCGTCTGGTCGATTCCGTACAACACCTACTCGCTGCTCGCGATCGCGATGGTCGGCATCGTCGTCTACACCCGCCGGGACTACGGCGAGATGCTCGACGCGGAACACCGCGCGTGGACGACCGGGAAGGTCAGCCGGGAGGACGCCCAGCCGTTACAGGAAGTCGAGAAGGACCTCGGCGAACCGATCGACGATCGGCCGATGCTGCGGACGTTCTTCGCCCCCGTCGTCGTCCTGATCGCGGTCACGCTGGCCGGTGCGCTCTGGACCGGGTACGACGGGTGGACCGCGGAGCAGGCCGAGGAAGGCGCGCCGACTGCCGTCGGCACCGCCGCGGGCGAGGACGGCTGGCTGCAGGTGCTCGTCGATATCGTCGGCGCGGGGGACTTCGCCGGCGCGCTGGTCTGGGGCTCGTTCGCCATGGTGGCGACCGCGATCGCGATCGGCGTCGCCTACGATCTCTTCGATCTCGGCGACGGCGTCGACACCGTCATCGACGGCTTCCGGCTCATGGTGACCGCCGTCACGATCCTCGTCCTCGCGTGGGCGATCAGCGACGTCGCGTCGGCGCTCGAGACGGGCGACTACGTCGCCGGTGCGGTCGGGGACGCGATTCCGATCGCCGTGTTTCCCATCGTGATCCTCCTCGTGGCGGCGTTTATCGCGTTCACGATGGGGTCGTCATGGGCGACGATGGGGATCGTGACGCCGCTCGCGATCGAACTCGCGTACAGCCTGACGGGAACGTTCGATCTGATGCCGGTCGTCGTCGGGGCCGTCTTTTCGGGGGCGATCTTCGGCGACCACACTTCGCCCATCTCCGACACGTCGGTGCTGTCGTCGACGTTCACCGGGGCCGATCTGATCGACCACGTGCGCACACAGATCTACTACGCCGCGACCGTCATGGTCGTCGTGATCGTCTGTTACCTGCTCTACGGCTATCTGGACGTTTCGCCAGTCATCTTCCTGCCACTGGGAGTCGTGCTTCTCTACGGGCTCGTCCGCGGGCTGTCGGAGTTCGACGGGGCGCGCAAGGGACTCGATCCGATCGCGTCGCGGACGTCCGCGGAGCGCGCCGACGGCGACAGCAGTGACGAGTAG
- a CDS encoding VOC family protein: MDGTLDHTMIRVEDLEESLDWYQTHLEYEEKDRYEGDGFTIVYLGPEEMHEEGAMLELTHNEGADLELGDAWGHIAVRVPEGELEDHYEQLMDAGVEDYRDPESCGGRYAFVKDPDGHEIEIVQRDQGETWSLDHTMIRVEDADEALGFWTRKFEYDEIGRWESDTFANYFVEPSDAADEAMSVELTYNYDGRSYDLGDAWGHLCVRMDDLEEDWDQLLVREAEDYRDPESNDNMYAFTKDQDGHEIELIERDLEADSLFPF; this comes from the coding sequence ATGGACGGAACGCTCGACCACACGATGATTCGCGTCGAGGATCTCGAGGAGTCCCTCGACTGGTACCAGACGCACCTGGAGTACGAGGAGAAAGACCGCTACGAGGGCGACGGTTTCACCATCGTCTACCTCGGGCCCGAGGAGATGCACGAGGAGGGCGCGATGCTCGAGCTCACCCACAACGAGGGCGCGGATCTCGAACTGGGCGACGCCTGGGGACACATTGCGGTTCGCGTGCCCGAGGGGGAGCTCGAGGACCACTACGAGCAGCTGATGGACGCGGGCGTCGAGGACTACCGCGATCCGGAGAGCTGCGGCGGCCGGTACGCGTTCGTCAAAGATCCCGACGGCCACGAGATCGAGATCGTCCAGCGTGATCAGGGCGAGACGTGGTCGCTCGACCACACCATGATCCGTGTCGAGGACGCCGACGAAGCCCTCGGCTTCTGGACCCGGAAGTTCGAGTACGACGAGATCGGTCGCTGGGAGTCCGACACGTTCGCGAACTACTTCGTCGAGCCGAGCGACGCCGCCGACGAGGCGATGTCCGTCGAGCTGACGTACAACTACGACGGCCGCAGCTACGACCTGGGCGACGCCTGGGGACACCTCTGCGTTCGGATGGACGACCTCGAGGAGGATTGGGACCAGTTGCTGGTTCGGGAGGCCGAGGACTACCGAGATCCCGAGAGCAACGACAACATGTACGCCTTTACGAAAGATCAGGACGGCCACGAGATCGAACTGATCGAGCGCGACCTCGAGGCCGACTCGCTGTTCCCGTTCTGA